From a single Streptomyces liliifuscus genomic region:
- a CDS encoding DinB family protein: MFVHPDEDPRTDDTFVGERAALAGYLRDMRLTLEMKCAGLDAEQMARRSVEPSNLSLLGLVRHLAEMEHTWFRRVMAGEDVPRLYRTEEDPNADFNGAVPDPEAVTDAWENWRTQVAFAERFVEKAPDLGVTGTNGDERIELRVVMVHVMAEYARHNGHADFLRERIDGRVGQ, encoded by the coding sequence ATGTTCGTCCATCCCGATGAGGATCCGCGGACCGATGACACGTTCGTGGGGGAGCGGGCCGCGCTCGCCGGCTATCTGCGGGACATGCGGCTGACGTTGGAGATGAAGTGCGCCGGGCTCGACGCCGAGCAGATGGCGCGGCGTTCGGTGGAGCCGTCCAATCTGTCGCTGCTGGGGCTGGTGCGGCACCTCGCCGAGATGGAGCACACCTGGTTCCGCCGGGTCATGGCCGGTGAGGACGTGCCGCGGCTCTACCGCACCGAGGAGGACCCGAACGCGGACTTCAACGGCGCCGTGCCCGACCCCGAGGCCGTCACGGACGCGTGGGAGAACTGGCGGACCCAGGTCGCGTTCGCGGAACGCTTCGTGGAGAAGGCGCCCGACCTCGGCGTCACCGGCACCAACGGCGACGAGCGGATCGAGCTTCGCGTGGTGATGGTGCATGTGATGGCGGAGTACGCGCGGCACAACGGCCACGCGGACTTCCTCCGGGAGCGCATCGACGGACGCGTCGGTCAGTAG
- a CDS encoding class I SAM-dependent methyltransferase — protein MTRSLRGIFDEDAELYDRARPSYPPALVRALAAQVDLDADSRVLEFGPGTGQMTVPLAELGCHVTAVELGPSMAAVARRNLRSFPRAHVEVAEFEQWPLPREPFDLMVAATSFHWLDPATRLTKVADALRPDGTLALVTTHHVAGGSRDFFVEVQDCYERWDPTTPPGLRLSTDAETATDTREFEEFGRVESLRFPQEITYTTRTYIDLLLTYSNHRALEPAAREGLLDGIRELIDTRHGGSVTKRYLHELILVRRGEGLRRGRGSRQGGETRRDGGY, from the coding sequence ATGACCCGCTCTCTGCGTGGCATCTTCGACGAGGACGCCGAGCTGTACGACCGGGCGCGGCCCTCCTACCCGCCTGCCCTGGTCCGGGCGTTGGCCGCACAGGTGGACCTCGACGCGGACAGCCGGGTGCTCGAATTCGGCCCCGGGACCGGCCAAATGACCGTGCCCCTCGCCGAGTTGGGCTGTCACGTCACCGCCGTGGAGCTGGGTCCGTCGATGGCTGCGGTGGCGCGGCGCAACCTGAGGTCGTTCCCGCGGGCGCACGTCGAGGTGGCCGAGTTCGAGCAATGGCCGCTGCCCCGGGAGCCGTTCGACCTGATGGTGGCCGCGACCTCGTTCCACTGGCTCGACCCGGCGACGCGACTCACCAAGGTGGCGGACGCGCTTCGCCCGGACGGGACGCTGGCCCTCGTCACCACGCACCATGTGGCGGGTGGCAGCCGCGATTTCTTCGTCGAGGTCCAGGACTGCTACGAACGCTGGGATCCGACCACGCCCCCTGGTCTGCGGCTGTCGACCGACGCCGAAACGGCAACGGACACAAGGGAGTTCGAGGAGTTCGGCCGGGTCGAGTCACTTCGGTTCCCGCAGGAGATCACGTACACCACTCGGACGTACATCGACCTCCTGCTGACGTACTCCAACCACCGCGCGCTGGAACCGGCCGCCCGCGAGGGCCTGTTGGACGGCATCCGTGAGCTGATCGACACCCGCCACGGAGGCAGCGTCACGAAGCGGTACCTGCACGAGCTGATCCTGGTGCGACGGGGCGAGGGCTTGCGGCGGGGCAGGGGATCGCGGCAGGGCGGGGAGACGCGGCGGGACGGAGGCTACTGA
- a CDS encoding ABC transporter ATP-binding protein: MASWEKPLDHRYRGEHPVRTLVYLFRADRWKVAAAFAVFTVKHSPIWLLPLVTASIIDTVVQHGPIGRLWLSAGFILFILLINMPLHLLYVRLLYGSVRRMGTALRSSLCTRMQQLSIGYHSRVSAGVLQAKVVRDVETVEQMVQQTAETGLGAVTVLAGGLIIIAIRTPEFVPVFLLVVPVAALLVARLRTRLRTHNEDFRHEVEHLSSRVTEMTRLIPVTRAHGLEGKALRRMDGTLRKVLNSGLRLDLLNGRFASLAWVFLNVIGVLFLTAAALVSYYGVWGVSPGDVVMLSAFLTTLTNSTTTLAGLAPVITKGLESVRSVGEVLQAPELEDNEGKARLGSLRGAVEFEGVGYAYEDAGRPAVRDFDLSVAPGETIALVGASGAGKSTVLSLVIGFIRPTSGRVLLDGADMNTLDLRTYRRFVSVVPQESILFDGTVRENVAYGMDDADADEATVRAALRDANALEFVDRLPLGLDTVVGEHGARLSGGQRQRLAIARALIRNPRVLILDEATSALDTQSEALVQQALARLMRGRTTFVVAHRLSTIRGADRIVVMGDGAVREVGSHEELLRRGGAYTALHSGQLT; this comes from the coding sequence ATGGCCTCGTGGGAGAAACCGCTCGACCACCGCTATCGCGGCGAGCACCCCGTCCGTACCCTCGTCTACCTGTTCCGCGCCGACCGTTGGAAGGTCGCCGCCGCGTTCGCCGTCTTCACGGTCAAGCACAGCCCGATCTGGCTGCTGCCGCTGGTCACGGCGTCCATCATCGACACGGTCGTCCAGCACGGACCGATCGGCCGGCTGTGGCTGAGCGCGGGATTCATCCTCTTCATCCTGCTGATCAACATGCCCCTGCACCTGCTGTACGTGCGCCTGCTGTACGGCAGTGTGCGCCGCATGGGCACGGCCCTCAGGTCCTCCCTGTGCACACGCATGCAGCAGCTCTCCATCGGCTACCACTCACGTGTCAGCGCGGGCGTCCTCCAGGCGAAGGTCGTGCGGGACGTGGAGACGGTCGAGCAGATGGTGCAGCAGACCGCCGAGACCGGGCTCGGCGCGGTCACCGTCCTCGCGGGCGGGCTCATCATCATCGCCATCCGCACCCCCGAGTTCGTGCCCGTCTTCCTGCTCGTGGTCCCCGTGGCGGCGCTGCTCGTCGCGCGGCTGCGGACCCGGCTGCGCACGCACAACGAGGACTTCCGCCACGAGGTCGAGCACCTGTCCTCACGGGTGACCGAGATGACCCGGCTGATCCCGGTCACCCGCGCCCACGGTCTGGAGGGCAAGGCCCTGCGGCGCATGGACGGCACGCTGCGGAAGGTGCTCAACTCCGGGCTGCGCCTGGACCTGCTCAACGGGCGCTTCGCCTCGCTGGCCTGGGTGTTCCTGAACGTGATCGGGGTGCTCTTCCTGACCGCGGCGGCGCTGGTCTCGTACTACGGCGTCTGGGGCGTCTCCCCCGGTGACGTCGTCATGCTCAGCGCGTTCCTCACCACGCTGACCAACTCCACGACCACCCTGGCGGGGCTCGCGCCGGTCATCACCAAGGGCCTGGAGTCCGTACGGTCCGTCGGCGAGGTCCTCCAGGCACCCGAACTGGAGGACAACGAGGGCAAGGCGCGGCTCGGCTCGCTGCGCGGTGCCGTGGAGTTCGAGGGCGTGGGCTATGCGTACGAGGACGCCGGCCGCCCCGCCGTACGGGACTTCGACCTGTCCGTCGCGCCGGGCGAGACCATCGCGCTGGTCGGTGCTTCAGGAGCCGGTAAGTCCACGGTGCTCAGTCTCGTCATCGGGTTCATCCGGCCGACCTCGGGCCGGGTACTGCTGGACGGCGCCGACATGAACACGCTGGACCTGCGGACGTACCGGCGCTTCGTGTCGGTCGTGCCGCAGGAGTCGATCCTGTTCGACGGAACCGTGCGGGAGAACGTCGCGTACGGCATGGACGACGCGGACGCCGACGAGGCGACCGTGCGTGCGGCGCTGCGGGACGCCAACGCGCTGGAGTTCGTCGACCGGCTGCCGCTCGGGCTCGACACCGTGGTGGGCGAGCACGGGGCGCGGCTCTCGGGCGGACAGCGGCAGCGGCTGGCCATCGCGCGGGCCCTCATCCGCAATCCGCGGGTACTGATTCTGGACGAGGCCACGTCCGCGCTGGACACACAATCGGAGGCGCTCGTGCAGCAGGCACTGGCCCGGCTCATGCGCGGGCGCACCACCTTCGTGGTGGCGCACCGGCTGTCCACGATCCGGGGTGCGGACCGGATCGTGGTGATGGGGGACGGTGCCGTACGGGAGGTCGGGTCGCACGAGGAGTTGCTGCGGCGCGGGGGTGCGTACACCGCACTGCACAGCGGCCAGCTCACCTGA
- a CDS encoding VOC family protein: MTTDGFTTCLWFDGQAEEAANFYVSVFKNSRIGTVLRYSEVGHGEPGSVLTVEFEANGQKFYALNGGPQFKFNEAISFEIRCDDQAEVDFYWQALTEGGGEEGPCGWLKDRFGVSWQVTPARLVEMISDPDQQKADRAMQAMLKMHKIDVATLEKAYAGE, from the coding sequence ATGACCACCGACGGATTCACCACATGCCTCTGGTTCGACGGCCAGGCCGAGGAGGCCGCGAACTTCTACGTCTCGGTCTTCAAGAACTCCCGCATCGGCACGGTCCTGCGCTACTCCGAGGTGGGGCACGGCGAGCCCGGTTCCGTACTGACCGTCGAGTTCGAGGCCAACGGCCAGAAGTTCTACGCCCTCAACGGCGGCCCGCAGTTCAAGTTCAACGAAGCCATCTCCTTCGAGATCCGCTGCGACGACCAGGCCGAGGTGGACTTCTACTGGCAGGCGCTCACCGAGGGCGGCGGCGAGGAGGGCCCCTGCGGCTGGCTGAAGGACAGGTTCGGCGTCTCCTGGCAGGTCACCCCCGCCAGGCTGGTCGAGATGATCAGCGACCCGGACCAGCAGAAGGCGGACCGGGCCATGCAGGCGATGCTGAAGATGCACAAGATCGATGTCGCCACCCTGGAGAAGGCCTACGCGGGCGAGTGA
- a CDS encoding ABC transporter substrate-binding protein, whose amino-acid sequence MPDIHHPGRRSVLAAATAGAASLGASWLLTGCTGASAAPVLPTDTKGGTPDRGGTLRIARPPASDAETLDPASALSAYEYLGALYNRLVRVGANGDLVPDLAESWEPDAKARTWTFRLRAGVTFHDGRKLTSADAAYTLRHILAKETASPQAAVLAPLIDTKKLRTPDAHTLVVPLKTPNAEFPSLLTHYNCYVIPDGSARGIGRTGVGTGPFKLESFTPAGPGRITAYEDHWGGRPVLDAIDFYSVADMSARSNALLAGQVDLLSQTNLDFATARVVAASDRATIARVENAQWYVLPMLTTEKPFTDVRVRQAMKLAYDPEHVVKVALQGAGTAGWDNPVPPSDPAHITTHPEHDPEQARHLLRKAGHEGLTVDLYTSSYDPVFTPMALAYQDSAKRAGIRIRVKTASADSYYTQIWMKKPLMATYWYTGRPVDQLFTQVFRSGSSYNETAWSDKKFDALLDRARQETDDERRRELYGEAQTFVIEKGGAMTPMFADRLVGISRKVRGYAEHGFEFDYLGIGLKGA is encoded by the coding sequence ATGCCCGACATCCACCACCCGGGACGGCGCTCCGTCCTCGCCGCGGCCACGGCGGGCGCCGCGTCGCTCGGTGCGTCCTGGCTGCTCACCGGCTGCACGGGCGCCTCGGCCGCCCCCGTGCTGCCCACGGACACGAAGGGGGGCACCCCCGACCGCGGCGGCACCCTCCGCATCGCCCGGCCGCCCGCCTCCGACGCCGAGACCCTCGACCCGGCGAGCGCCCTGTCCGCGTACGAGTACCTGGGCGCGCTCTACAACCGCCTGGTCCGCGTCGGCGCCAACGGCGACCTCGTCCCCGACCTTGCCGAGTCCTGGGAACCGGACGCCAAGGCACGCACCTGGACCTTCCGCCTCCGCGCGGGCGTCACCTTCCACGACGGACGGAAACTCACCTCCGCCGACGCCGCGTACACACTGCGCCACATCCTCGCCAAGGAGACCGCGTCCCCGCAGGCGGCCGTCCTCGCCCCGCTCATCGACACGAAGAAGCTGCGAACTCCCGATGCCCACACGCTCGTGGTGCCGCTCAAGACCCCCAACGCGGAGTTCCCGAGCCTCCTCACGCACTACAACTGCTATGTCATCCCCGACGGCAGCGCCCGGGGCATCGGCCGCACGGGCGTCGGCACCGGCCCCTTCAAACTGGAGTCGTTCACGCCCGCGGGCCCGGGACGGATCACGGCGTACGAGGACCACTGGGGCGGGCGCCCGGTCCTGGACGCCATCGACTTCTACTCCGTCGCCGACATGTCGGCCCGCTCGAACGCCCTGCTCGCCGGGCAGGTCGACCTCCTCTCGCAGACCAACCTGGACTTCGCGACCGCCCGTGTCGTCGCCGCCTCCGACCGCGCCACGATCGCCCGCGTCGAGAACGCCCAGTGGTACGTGCTGCCGATGCTGACCACGGAGAAACCCTTCACCGACGTACGCGTCCGGCAGGCGATGAAGCTCGCCTACGACCCCGAGCACGTCGTGAAGGTCGCGCTCCAGGGTGCGGGCACGGCCGGCTGGGACAACCCGGTGCCGCCGAGCGACCCCGCCCACATCACCACGCACCCGGAGCACGACCCGGAACAGGCCCGGCACCTGCTGAGGAAGGCGGGCCACGAAGGCCTGACCGTCGACCTCTACACGTCCTCGTACGACCCGGTCTTCACGCCCATGGCCCTGGCCTACCAGGACTCGGCCAAGCGGGCCGGGATCCGGATCCGGGTGAAGACGGCCTCGGCGGACTCGTACTACACGCAGATCTGGATGAAGAAGCCGCTCATGGCCACCTACTGGTACACCGGCAGACCCGTCGACCAGCTCTTCACCCAGGTCTTCCGCAGCGGCTCCTCCTACAACGAGACCGCCTGGTCGGACAAGAAGTTCGACGCGCTGCTCGACCGGGCCCGGCAGGAGACCGACGACGAGCGGCGGCGCGAACTGTACGGCGAGGCGCAGACCTTCGTCATCGAGAAGGGCGGGGCGATGACCCCGATGTTCGCCGACCGGCTCGTCGGCATCTCGCGCAAGGTACGCGGATACGCCGAGCACGGCTTCGAGTTCGACTACCTCGGCATCGGTCTGAAGGGGGCCTGA
- a CDS encoding FG-GAP-like repeat-containing protein produces MRKNRSAALAAASFLLVAGLGIAAAPSAYAGTPGGTHADDRNSDFNGDGYEDVLVGAPGATVSGKKGAGLVTVQYGSSRGIGTSNVARFSQSTGGVAGAAEAGDAFGKAVATGDLDGDGYDDAIVGIPGEDLGTVADAGGAAILWGSKTGLTGAASDWLETEEPTAGERFGVGLAAAHFTDETPGDLLVVLDHYDLELFSYGTAAPGARQELQERSSTPLSARAQQRHILPKSLTTGDYDDNGYADLVVSGVTVGDESGHGWSTYLSGNADGLKYERDVRGGTEAASGDINNDGYDDLVTGEPNSPDDGGETLTGGLVGVRYGGENGPADEVQWWTQDSPGVPGTAERGDGWGTDLSVADTDGDGYADVAIGAAGEDIGTVADAGAVWVLRGASAGLTATGAKSWDQNSADVPGVPEKGDKWGGQVRLTDPNKDGRFGLLASAPGENAGDGFVWVMSAGAGGITAAGSWTYGAEALGAPHLGAAFGAAIDE; encoded by the coding sequence ATGCGCAAGAACCGTTCCGCCGCTCTGGCCGCGGCGTCATTTCTTCTCGTGGCCGGTCTGGGGATCGCTGCCGCCCCGTCCGCGTACGCCGGAACACCGGGCGGTACGCACGCCGACGACCGGAACAGCGACTTCAACGGCGACGGATACGAGGACGTGCTGGTCGGCGCGCCCGGGGCGACCGTCAGCGGCAAGAAGGGTGCCGGTCTCGTGACCGTGCAGTACGGCTCGTCGAGGGGCATCGGGACGAGCAATGTGGCGCGGTTCAGCCAGTCCACGGGCGGTGTCGCGGGTGCCGCCGAGGCGGGGGACGCGTTCGGCAAGGCGGTCGCGACCGGTGACCTGGACGGTGACGGGTACGACGACGCGATCGTCGGCATCCCCGGCGAGGACCTCGGTACCGTCGCCGACGCGGGTGGCGCGGCGATCCTGTGGGGCTCGAAGACGGGGCTCACCGGGGCCGCCAGCGACTGGCTGGAGACCGAGGAGCCCACCGCGGGTGAGCGGTTCGGTGTCGGGCTCGCCGCGGCGCACTTCACCGACGAGACACCGGGCGACCTGCTCGTCGTGCTCGACCACTACGACCTGGAGCTGTTCAGCTACGGCACCGCCGCACCCGGCGCACGGCAGGAACTCCAGGAGCGTTCGTCGACCCCGCTCTCCGCACGGGCCCAGCAGCGCCACATCCTGCCCAAGTCGCTGACCACGGGCGACTACGACGACAACGGATACGCCGACCTGGTCGTCTCGGGCGTGACGGTCGGCGACGAGTCCGGCCACGGCTGGTCCACGTACCTGTCCGGAAACGCCGACGGGCTCAAGTACGAGCGGGATGTACGCGGTGGCACGGAGGCCGCCTCCGGGGACATCAACAACGACGGCTACGACGACCTGGTGACCGGCGAGCCGAACTCCCCCGACGACGGCGGCGAGACCCTCACCGGCGGGCTGGTCGGTGTGCGCTACGGCGGCGAGAACGGCCCCGCGGACGAGGTCCAGTGGTGGACGCAGGACTCCCCCGGCGTCCCCGGCACCGCCGAGCGCGGCGACGGCTGGGGCACGGACCTCTCGGTCGCGGACACGGACGGCGACGGGTACGCGGACGTGGCGATCGGCGCCGCGGGCGAGGACATCGGCACGGTCGCCGACGCGGGCGCGGTGTGGGTGCTGCGCGGCGCGTCCGCCGGGCTGACCGCGACGGGCGCGAAGTCCTGGGACCAGAACTCCGCCGACGTGCCGGGCGTCCCCGAGAAGGGCGACAAGTGGGGCGGCCAGGTCCGTCTCACCGACCCCAACAAGGACGGCCGCTTCGGACTGCTGGCCTCGGCGCCGGGCGAGAACGCCGGTGACGGGTTCGTCTGGGTGATGTCGGCCGGCGCGGGCGGTATCACTGCGGCGGGTTCGTGGACGTACGGCGCCGAAGCCCTCGGCGCGCCCCACCTGGGCGCGGCCTTCGGCGCGGCGATCGACGAGTAG
- a CDS encoding epoxide hydrolase family protein, with product MTSPHDATIRPFVLDIPQSDLDDLHARLDLTRWPDELPGVGWEYGVPRDYLKELVRYWRHTYDWRAAEARLNEWPQFTTTIDGTNIHFAHIRSPEPDATPLIITHGWPGSIVEFLDVVGPLTDPRAHGGDPADAFHVVVPSIPGFGLSGPTRDSGWELRRVGAAFAELMDRLGHHRFGAQGGDWGAGISRELGRAFPDRVIGVHLNLLPGAHASAEPTPEELAALSPRERENTLASWRRNEEWTRERLGYAVLQMTRPQTLSYGLTDSPVGQLAWIVEKFKEWTDSDDRPEDAVDRDQLLTNVMLYWLTGTAGSSARIYYERAHADGWGEPVQPSTAPTALAVFPRDNFIPLRHVADRTENIVRWTEFDRGGHFAAMEEPDLLVGDVRAFFRELRQARSDGGDRGVRVGDAV from the coding sequence ATGACCTCCCCGCACGACGCCACGATCCGGCCTTTCGTCCTCGACATCCCCCAGTCCGACCTCGACGATCTGCACGCACGGCTCGATCTCACCCGCTGGCCGGACGAACTGCCGGGCGTGGGCTGGGAGTACGGGGTCCCGCGCGACTATCTGAAGGAGCTCGTGCGGTACTGGCGGCACACGTACGACTGGCGGGCGGCCGAGGCCCGGCTCAATGAGTGGCCCCAGTTCACGACGACGATCGACGGCACGAACATCCACTTCGCGCACATCCGCTCGCCCGAACCGGACGCCACGCCGCTGATCATCACGCACGGCTGGCCGGGCTCGATCGTCGAGTTCCTCGATGTGGTGGGGCCGCTGACCGATCCGCGCGCCCACGGCGGTGACCCGGCCGACGCGTTCCACGTGGTCGTGCCGAGCATTCCGGGGTTCGGTCTGTCGGGGCCCACGCGGGACAGCGGCTGGGAGCTCAGGCGGGTCGGCGCCGCGTTCGCCGAGCTGATGGACCGGCTCGGCCACCACCGCTTCGGCGCGCAGGGCGGCGACTGGGGAGCGGGGATCTCCCGTGAGCTCGGCCGTGCCTTCCCCGACCGGGTGATCGGCGTCCATCTGAACCTCTTGCCGGGCGCCCACGCGAGCGCCGAGCCGACCCCCGAGGAACTGGCCGCGCTGAGCCCGCGCGAGCGCGAGAACACGCTCGCCTCGTGGCGGCGCAACGAGGAGTGGACCCGCGAGCGACTGGGGTACGCCGTCCTCCAGATGACCCGGCCGCAGACCCTCTCCTATGGGCTCACCGACTCGCCGGTCGGCCAACTGGCCTGGATCGTCGAGAAGTTCAAGGAGTGGACGGACTCGGACGACCGTCCCGAGGACGCCGTGGACCGGGACCAGCTGCTCACGAACGTGATGCTGTACTGGCTGACGGGAACGGCTGGTTCGTCCGCGCGGATCTACTACGAGCGGGCGCACGCGGACGGTTGGGGCGAACCGGTGCAGCCATCGACGGCACCCACCGCGCTCGCCGTCTTTCCCCGGGACAACTTCATCCCTCTGCGGCACGTCGCGGACCGCACGGAGAACATCGTGCGGTGGACGGAGTTCGACCGGGGCGGGCACTTCGCGGCGATGGAGGAGCCGGACCTGCTCGTCGGGGACGTCCGGGCGTTCTTCCGTGAGCTGCGGCAGGCCCGAAGTGACGGCGGAGACAGGGGTGTTCGGGTCGGTGACGCCGTATGA
- a CDS encoding ABC transporter permease, producing the protein MTTLDTPAPAPAVPVAPPSAAARAWRTVRSSRAATIGLAIVAVHVLIALLAPVLTSYDPIANNADQALLGPSGEHWAGTDQYGRDVLARVLYGGRYALGVSVAATLVTLLIGTVVGCAAALRGGWFDDVLGRVLDAVLSVPSVLALLVIVTALGTGPSVIVLAIAVVYVPQVVRVVRGAALAVVPADYVTAARARGESTWAILRREILPNITDVVCVEFAMRASWVVLLISSLSFLGFGADPPTPDWGLMVAENRTAITVVPMASLAPIIALATLVVGLNLAADGLSKAWGVDRIREGS; encoded by the coding sequence ATGACCACCCTCGACACCCCGGCGCCGGCACCCGCCGTCCCCGTCGCACCACCTTCCGCGGCGGCCCGCGCCTGGCGCACGGTGCGCTCCTCGCGGGCGGCCACGATCGGCCTCGCGATCGTCGCAGTGCACGTCCTGATCGCGCTCCTCGCACCGGTCCTCACCTCCTACGACCCCATCGCCAACAACGCCGACCAGGCGCTGCTCGGACCGAGCGGGGAACACTGGGCGGGCACCGACCAGTACGGCCGTGACGTCCTGGCACGCGTCCTGTACGGCGGCCGGTACGCCCTCGGCGTCTCCGTCGCCGCCACGCTCGTGACGCTGCTGATCGGCACGGTCGTGGGATGCGCGGCAGCCCTGCGCGGCGGCTGGTTCGACGACGTGCTGGGGCGGGTCCTGGACGCGGTGTTGTCCGTGCCGTCGGTCCTGGCACTGCTGGTCATCGTCACCGCGCTGGGCACCGGCCCCTCGGTCATCGTCCTGGCGATCGCCGTCGTGTACGTCCCCCAGGTCGTACGTGTCGTGCGGGGGGCGGCGCTGGCGGTCGTGCCCGCGGACTACGTGACCGCGGCGCGGGCCAGGGGCGAGTCCACCTGGGCGATCCTCCGGCGGGAGATCCTGCCGAACATCACCGACGTGGTGTGCGTCGAGTTCGCGATGCGGGCCTCGTGGGTCGTGCTGCTGATCTCCTCGCTGTCCTTCCTCGGCTTCGGCGCGGATCCGCCCACCCCGGACTGGGGCCTGATGGTCGCCGAGAACCGCACCGCCATCACCGTCGTCCCGATGGCGAGCCTCGCACCGATCATCGCCCTGGCCACGCTCGTGGTGGGGCTCAACCTCGCGGCCGACGGCCTCTCCAAGGCATGGGGCGTCGACCGGATCAGGGAGGGGTCCTGA
- a CDS encoding ABC transporter permease → MFSFIARRAGAAIGTLFLSSILVFLAVQALPGDVATQVLGKDATPDAVSALREKLKLDQPAWERYIDWIGGALHGDFGLSLVSGKAVGGEVGLYLGNSALIALVTVLFAVTGSIVLGILAGLYRDRWPDHLISTVSLIGMSVPEFVVATVLVLCFSVALPWFPAVVLYGPEASVGQLMPAVWLPALALAVVMAAYIVRMARTSVIDVMASEYVTTARLKGLSTWRVVTRHALPSALLPTLHVIALNVAWLAGGVAVVENVFNYPGIGKLMLASVQNRDLPVIQAIALISAVVYVVCNLAADLGAMALNPKLRTRGRTR, encoded by the coding sequence ATGTTCTCCTTCATAGCCCGCAGAGCGGGAGCCGCCATCGGCACGCTCTTCCTCTCCTCCATCCTCGTCTTCCTCGCCGTACAGGCCCTGCCCGGTGACGTCGCCACCCAGGTCCTCGGCAAGGACGCGACCCCGGACGCCGTCTCCGCCCTCCGCGAGAAACTGAAGCTCGACCAGCCCGCCTGGGAGCGGTACATCGACTGGATCGGCGGCGCCCTGCACGGCGACTTCGGCCTCTCCCTCGTGTCAGGCAAGGCGGTCGGCGGCGAAGTCGGCCTGTATCTCGGCAACTCCGCGCTCATCGCCCTGGTGACCGTCCTCTTCGCCGTCACCGGCTCGATCGTCCTCGGCATCCTCGCGGGCCTGTACCGCGACCGCTGGCCGGACCACCTCATTTCCACGGTCAGCCTGATCGGGATGAGCGTCCCCGAGTTCGTCGTCGCCACCGTCCTGGTGCTCTGCTTCTCGGTCGCCCTGCCGTGGTTCCCGGCGGTCGTCCTGTACGGCCCCGAGGCGAGCGTCGGCCAACTCATGCCCGCCGTATGGCTTCCCGCCCTCGCGCTCGCCGTCGTCATGGCCGCGTACATCGTCCGGATGGCCCGCACCTCCGTCATCGACGTCATGGCGAGCGAGTACGTCACCACGGCCCGCCTCAAGGGCCTGTCGACCTGGCGGGTCGTCACCCGGCACGCACTGCCCAGTGCGCTGCTCCCGACGCTGCACGTCATCGCGCTGAACGTCGCCTGGCTGGCCGGCGGGGTCGCGGTCGTCGAGAACGTCTTCAACTACCCGGGCATCGGCAAGCTGATGCTCGCCTCCGTGCAGAACCGGGACCTGCCTGTCATCCAGGCCATCGCGCTGATCAGCGCGGTCGTGTACGTGGTCTGCAACCTCGCCGCCGACCTCGGCGCCATGGCCCTCAACCCCAAGCTCCGTACGCGCGGGAGGACCCGATGA